AATTGTTTGTGAATTTCCCCCTCACTGTTAAGGCTTTTCAGCAATGACATTGAGCTGAGGCCGGTCCATGAAGAGAACCCGTAAGTGTGCTGGGGCCCGCTCCAGTTCCAGCACTGTGATGTTGTTGGGCTGGGTGGTGCTGAGCAGGGGTCCAGGCACATAAAGAGTCTGTTGGGGGCCCCTTGCTGGCCAGTATCGTCCCAGATTCATACCATTAATCCAAACCTGACCCTGattttataaaaagataaaatgagAGGAATATAATGATTTTATCACTGGAATCATTACGTAAACCAACATAGGAAGTAAAACCCGCCCTATAGAAAAATCACTGTTACCTTTGTCCATTCATTGAGCTTGAGAAAGGTGTCCCAGGAAAGGCCGTTGGGCTGCAGAGTCCCCATGTAGATAACTGGTCCAACTGAAGGGTCTTTCTGAGGGGCAGGGAGGGACTTTTCACTGTCTGAATGAGGCCATCCACCCGCAATGGCTCCATCAATGTCCAAAGGGTAGATCTGCCAGTCAGTCAGCATATCTTTCCCCAGGAACAGGTTGCTCACTAGGCCCTGCAATACACACAATGTTTACCATCCAACACTTGTACTTTgtgtaagtacattttgatgactAACTACAGGTATGTTTTCATAAAGTATTGTGGTTGGTGACCAACTCTAATAGGGACTGTCCCTGGTTTTATGGCTATTACTATCCTTATGTTCATATTTCGTTTATGTAAATAGCAAGagattacattttcttcttttaattgGAGAAATACTTGTACAGAGAATTGTTTGAATTCCTTTCACTGCACTTGAGGACACTTTATTCATGTTTTCCCTGAGAGTTTGATCCCTCTCAGGGAAAACATACAACtttataatgttattttttaatttaacaacgatgttaaggtacatttatatattttgtgacttttttcaaGTATGCAGGCTTAGTTTGAGGCTAAGAGGTGATTATTTACagtaattatttttctatttcctgGCCTTTATTGAGGTCAAAACAACAATATCCAAAATATTGATTTCGTAGTTATTATGAGATTTACCCATACAGTATTGAGAACATGAAGTAATTGTGGGAAGCAGAACACATATATGGGATTAGACAATGTTTTCTTGCCTTGTAGTCATTGATCTTGCTACCAAAGTTCACCCTTCCCATGTTCTCTATGAGGATGTCCAAAGTGTCCCCCTGCTGTCCGGTGATGTTCATCACCAACACAGTGTCTCTTTCCAACAGACCCTGGAAAACCTTTTCAAAGAAACATGTACATACACACAGGATCATGAGTAAGAATCAGAATTTCCACAAGATTTTTAAACAATCACTTGTGTTTTCCCTATACCTGAACAGAAAAACCTGTTTGCCCAACCAACAAAAGATCATTGTAAAGGCTTACCCCATTGACAGACACATATGCACGGTCATGAACCCCATTCAGTGGAGAGATAAGTGGCGTGGGCTCGGAGAGGTCCCGGGGGAGCGTGGTCCGATAGAGCATATATCCATAGTACTGCACACAATAGACATGCCAGGTTACAGACACAAACAGTCCAGAAGTTCTCCATGTTTCAAGAGGTTTACTGCATTAGTCCCCCCTCCTCTATGTGGCCTTCAGACTGACAACGTACCTGCTTCATCTCTTCAAACGTCAGAGGATGCTGCGATTTCACCGGTCCGGGAGGTGAGAGGGTGTTCAACAGATCGCTAATGTTGCTAACCTGGAAAAGAGTCAATTATTGAGATTAATTAAGGcaaccttttccttttctttaagtGTGGgtattggtaaaaaaaagaagtaaataactgacagtattaaaaaaaactaacgaAACACATAAAAGGGGAGTGGTTCAAGTTGTTGATCTTTAGGACGGCAGGTAATACAATTTGCGGAGTATGAAAGCTCACATTCAGCTTAGTCCAGAAATTCACCATATCCAATTATAAACCAGAGTTAATTAAGTTTTAAGGGCTGTATCACATCTCTTGTAATGGGAGGTTTTTACAGTTTATGAGATGTAGCCTTCATGCTCACAACATTATAAAAGTTTTAAAGATATAGTTAAATATGCCATGTTTCTTCCTGGGAAGCAATATGGCATTATCACCTGCCACAAAACATCTGATAGAGCTAGATAATCTTTACAGTCACAACCCGTGTGACTTTACACGCTTATTACACTTTAAGAGCTGAAATTATCTTACCTTTTTCAGGGTCACAAAGCCATAGGCAAACTTGGGAGTTGCTGGTGGCATGGGGCCAGAGGGGATATCTCGAAACTGTGAAGAAACAGTGATGCATTCGTCATATGCTAGACATATGAACCAATGTTATCAACATCAGTGGTTGGCGGTTTAATCAGTGGTACCTGTTTAATGACGTCTCGGATGGCCAACAGCTTCTCTGTGGGGTCTCCTGCCTCCGACAGTGGGGCGTCGTAATCATAACTAGTCACTACTGAGCGGAACCTCGTGTCATGATCGGCACCTTCAGGGAGTTAAAAAAGAAGAATGCACCTCAAGCTGAGCTTTTATCTCCATCAAAGGCATGTGTAAAACTGAGATTATCCAATGCTGGGatatttattgtgaaaaaccAAAATATGTACCATTCCAGTAGCCAAAGTTACTGCCTCCTTCAAACATGTAcctgagaggagaaagaggtAGACTGAGTTACGTAGCAAGGGGAAACCTGAGCTCATTACATAGACAGGAACTTTTGACCTAATGTGAGCAGTTCTATTTTTATCGTGTGATGGATTAAATCTAGGGAAAATATGATATCTTCATATGATGacaataacaaaatacagaACAATGTCAGGAAAATATGTGCAGAGAAGAGGACACATACATGTTGACGTTGGCCCCTATGGTTAGCATTTCTGCTAGCATTCTGCTGACCTTCTGAGCATCAACCACAACATGCTTATCTCCCCAGTGGTCCAACCAGCCAGTGTAGAACTCTGAGTTCACCTGTAgcataaatagaaatatttgtaCATCATATGCTCAGATTGATGAGTTGTTGCTGCATGATAGGATTCGTGAATCAACATGTAACTAACCAGGGGTCCTTGAGGTTCAAACCTCCTTTGCCTGTTAAAGGCTTTGGTTATGTCGGTGTCTGTATGAGGGGGAGAATTGTACAAATAACATCTTTGTGTATCACTTTCGAAAGTAGAAAATGTTACTATGGTTGATGATTTTTACACAGTACCGACCTGTTCCAAAGTCCACTGTGGCATATAATCCCTCCAGAGTCCCGCATTGCATTTCCTTATCCGTGTTTCCATCAGTGGTGAACAAGACTGTGTCTTCACCCAGGAAGAAGCGAAACAGAGCCCGCAGGTGGCGCATGTAGTTGTAGTCACAAGCAAAGTAACTCCCGTATTCATTCTCCACCTGAAGTCAAAAAATTTGATCAATATCCAAATACTAAATTACAAATTTTGGAATTTAATGCTGTACCTGGACAGTGATGATGTTTCCCCCATTGATATACAGCCAAGGCCTCATTTTGGGCAGAAGAACAGAAAGCCAGTTGCTGACTGCCTGGACATAATCTGTATTACAAGAAAAAGcaaatgaatggaatattactTTCTATTGCTTTtataaagacaaaaggaaacaaacagtAGGTGCATGTTATACCTGCGTCAGCTGTGCGGAGCATGATGTTGGGTTTCTGAAGTAACCACGCTGGCAATCCAccctaataataataagacaacatttttgttttcatttattctttaaaaatcaacaaGAAAAAGATACATTGGAAGTGGCACACAAATGCGCACCATTACTGACAATaggcaggaggaagaggaagcagttAGAGATCATGTTTCTAGTTTCGCATAACAACCTATCCAGGTGTCCGGGATGCTTTCATGATAAGCTGGAACATGTTGAATACAAATTCAGCCATCATAAGATATAAGCGAAGCGTAgactatttaaataaagactATAACTGTTACCATGAATGTTTGGGTAATACAATGTTTAGAGCATAATAAcattacttttctttctttaggcTAATTTTGTGAACTACCTTTGTTTCTACATCTGTTCAAAAGTTCGATTTCTCACCATTTCCCACTCTGCACAGATGTACGGTCCTGGACGCAGGATGACCAAAAGACCTGTCTGATTAGCCAGATCCAAAAAATGCTCCAGATCTCGGTCCCCTGTGAAGTTCTGGGCCCCCTGCACCACTTCATGGAAGTTCCAGGGTACGTATCTGTGTGGAGGCAGAGTAACTTTACAGAATAGAAGGGGCATACCAAataatacagtatttaattacaaatatgatGTGTTGAACTTACACTTGGATAGCATTGAGTCCAGTCATGTACATCTTTAGGAGTCGGTCCTTCCAGTAGTACCTTGGGATCCTGGAGTAGTGAATACTGCCTGAGATGTACTGAAAAGGCTTTCCATCTTTCAGGAAACAGTTGTTCTTGTAGTCTATGGAGAATGAGTTGTCTCCAGACACCTGAAAGAGGTGGTATGGTTTATTTTAAGGTGTATATTAAAACGGGTGGAAGTCTGCATTCACTCTTTCATCTCCATCACATAcaatcagtggtggaagaaactAGAATTTTCTCAAGTACTGTAGCCTTCTTAAGTAAAATGTGTAGGAAGACCtacttgtacttttatttactgttgtCCTTTCActagaaaacattttgaagtcataaatatatattcttattttttaaaactttttatttatttttaaggctTTCATCCCTTGGTCCctcttaaattaaattattattattatagaatataaaaacaattgaTCCATCGCAATAACATTGTTAAAGGTCAAGCTACCCAGCAGTttataaagtaatacaaagtaACTCCTTACATTTACCACCCCTTATACTGCATGTACATGTGTAATCCAGTAATATACTATAGTATTCTGAAATAAgtaattgtatatttaaatatatttatatttcattgatAATACCTGTGTACTTAACCTTGTGTAAAAAATGGTGAATTCAGGACTTTAAGTTGCACTTTTGTATCGATAATTTCCCTTAAGTTAAGATGTAAGAAAAATCTGTTGTCTGAATTATCATCTTTGTATTGAAAGAGTTTTCCAATTATTAAACCAAGACAAAACGGAGAACTTTTTCTACTTTAAGtggttaaattaaaacattgcaGGAACTACAGACATGTGAGTTATCAGGTGACATGTTCTATTATTAATTCAAGAAGTCAACTTCCAGTTTATTTCTTACCAAGTTTCCATTGACAGATAAACAGGCCAGGTTTACTGCAACGAAGAGTAGCACACCAGCGGCCATGTCCGCTGCCTTCCTGCGAAAATGAGGCTGAATCTAAGTCATCACTAATAGAAAGTATTACTTCTACTTCTTGTTTGTTATTAGGCCTACAGGTATGCTGCATACAACGCGTTAACGGGGGGAAGCAACAGGGTACTGCCCGCTAAAGCACTATCACGTGATTCTCGTTGGGTATCTCCAGGGTCCTAAAGTCCGCCCCGTTACCCTCAGTCTCGTCCCGGCTGTATGGGTTACCCggaaaaacacacttcattaaCAGACATGTATTTGTTCTTCTGTGGATACCAAATTgtagaaataaataatggatCGTGTTTTGTCTAATTTAtagtaaaagtgaaaataattataTCCAAACTTAAATAACGATTTTACACTTTGAGCACCAGATGTCATTGTTTACGCAGAAATTGTTCAGCTGTTTGAGAGAAAATTAGATTGAAATGCATATGTATATGTTCATCAAGTTATAATACTACTTGAGGCTAGAGTGTCATACATGTCAACAGTCGTAAATAAATCATGATACAATGTAATCAAGTGTAATGAAAAATGTCCTACATAACTGTGCAGGCTAAGAAAAACACTGACAGCCACCATGTGATATATACTGCTGTCACTATGTGCTGTCATACTATGCATTATGTAGGTAGAGAACATTCCATTGTGTTTGTCATGGCAAGGTAACAAAGCAGCCAGTTCAGGAAAGATTTGCTTTATTATAGCAACAGGACAGTGCCCTTCCTCTGtacatgttatatattgttTGAATGATggttaaatataaacatatcatCACAGACGGACACTTTCATTTTGTGATGcaaaagtatatttaaaaaggatAACATCAAGTACATTTGCAGTTAATCTTCCGACCAAATGAATGTGTGCTAATGTCTCATTTCATTGAAGAGCACTAGATGGCGCTTCAATGCCTTAATGAGGACCAAAGTAAGCTGTGATCCTGCCAGAGATGAGACCATTTCATAGTTTTAGAGTAGATAAACATAGCTTTATTGGCCTACTAAGATTCATTAAGTTATTTCCAGTAGACAGTAATGCTGGCGTGCACATCATTATGGGTCAATAAAGGCGGGGTTTAGTTAAATTGTATTGGAGTAGCTGTTGTGTGTAACAGGAACACCATGTATCTCTATGTTGTAAACACAAAGCAGTAAACCTTACTTATTTTGGATAACAAGGCCTTCATCTGCTTGCTTGCTTGCCTGTCATTGTGATCatatctaaacacacacacgcttttcCAGATGTTTCTCCCCTTTTTCCAGTCCCACCCCCTCAACAGTGATGAGTGTCCATACAATAATCTCATTTCCTGCACTGCCTCTTTATCCATCAGTCTGCATTTTAAGAAGATTGAAAGGGTGGATGCGCACAACTGCTAATGGCAACAGATCTAAACTGCAGATAGGAGAAATACTATGGCTCTGTGGCTCATTAGCCCACTGTCAGACACAGTTAATTGTCCTGGGAATGAGAGGAGGAACGACATACATGGGCCTGTAATTTAGTTATGAGTGCGATAGTGCCTGAGGAGAGCTTGTGAGTATCCCATCTTTGAAGGCCCTGAGCTTGTCGAAAATGGATGTTTAAACTGCAAAAAAATTCGAGTGACTAATGCACTGAGAAGAAAACCACTTACTTTGATACTTTAGCAATAGTGGAAGTCTAAAGGAAGTGACTGAGACTAATATAAACCCCAAGGAGACTCTCATTACTGCAGTTGCAGACATTAGCAAAGGAGATCAGGTTGCATTCACTACATTGTATGTTCTTCTTTATACCCCTTATTTGACTTGCAAAACACAGTTGTCAGCTGTTTAATTACTGCATAAAGGTACAGACCAGACCTGCCTACAGTAATTGGAGAGGGCTGTCCCTAATGTGAtggagacacagagaaacactCACCCAAGGGTCGGGCGTCACCTCAATGAAGTCATCTCCCTTGAGTCTGTAATTAGATTGAAGCATCCCCTCTGCCCCACCAGCCCCCTAAATAAGCCCTCTTTGTTGTTTCTGGTGGTGGCAGGTGTATACACCCACCCCCACCTCTACATACTTTCCACCTCCCGGAAATACAGTTCAGTTCATTTAGAACAGCTGATGTTAAAGGGACAAATCTATTTACACTTTATATGGAATATTAAGCTACAGTTGTCTTCCTCAACACTTTGACATCGGACAAGCGGTGTAAATCCAACGTTCAACATGCTGGTTAATGGACAACCTGCTCTACATCCTGAGTGTAGCTCTGTCAATTCTGAAATTTTAGacctaacaaaaaaaaacataccacCTTTTTATCAGATAATaagaatgtgaaaaaaaatttgtgtgtttttaactgtGACGTTTTTCAGGGAGTGAGAAATGAAAGACTCCTCAAAGTAGCATTATGAGAATAAGTCGCGGTTTTGTCAGCATTCAAGATTAGATGTATTTGCCCCAAAAGCGTGTTTTAAGCTCAAGGTTGACTAAATTAGAATACTGCTTacacaataataatgaaatCCTTTAATACCAGGAGCTATTTTGCAACTTTTCCACTTGAAATTATGAATTTGCACTTTTACTTGGGAAGTAGTATCAGTACTTTGTAGTGAAAGAGCAATACTTCGTCACTTAGCCTGTAGAGATAGGCATCCTGAtaaattaatgtttgtttttttcatatttgctTCCAAAATGCGTACACCAGAAGCCGGTTCCTTCCTTATTGCATTGATTTtattaatgcagtattttcaaTCTAGTCTCCCCcttacacatttttcttgtgTTCCACTATTACCTCTCccaaggagaaaataaaactgctCTTGTCCTGatgtatgttttgtaataaaCTCTCTTCCCATAATAAGGACCACCACCACCGTCTGTCTTTGCAAATTCTGAACATATACGGTAAAGCTCATTGATTAGTGATTCAGGGGAAATCTAAATGCTGAGCTGTCTGTGATTCACACTGTTGAATCATATGATATGAGGCGGTGCTGCAGAATTCCCCGCAGGACTCCATATCAGTCCAGAGCTCAGGATACAATGAGGAATGtaccctctctttttttctcaggcTCTGAATGACCAGTGAGCCAGTGCTGGGCTCACTGATGCTGACACTCTGGACTCTGAGAGAAAACTGTGCGAAGAaactaaacaataaacaataacatcccAGTTATATGACAAAGGTTCAGTGGCATGTTATAACTGAGTTCACTCAGCAGTGGTTTGCATCCTTGGCATGTGTTTCCAGTTCTCTTAAAGTAAAAATCCACAGATAGGTACAGAtataggaaataaaatacaatcttACTGTGGGAGCATTGTAATATGAAGCTCtataaacaaacaggaagttgacTGTGCGGGGGAGCATGGGAAGTGTGTGAGCTGGGTCTCATTCCTCAGCCTCCAGGAAGGTATGGTATGTGTTTGGGGTGCAGGCATCTCTGAGGGAGGAATTTTTGTGGTCAGAAATGTTGAAATCCATCTGCTTGAACCCAGATGACCATTTGGAGAGGCTCATTAGGCAAATTAATCACAATGATGAGAATCTTTCTTCCGCTCTTCCCACCTCCTTTTCTAGTTATATGTTGACTGTCAATCCATAAGCTTTCTCATCTTTGTTGTAGCTTTATTTTAGCCGCAGAAGCAGCAACCACTTTGGTTACAACTTACACATTTATCAAAGGGATTGCTGTGAAACACAGACATTGAACAGACATTCATAGACCATAGAAGACCCTCAGTATTCTGTTGTGATGTCTTTACCTTTAAGACCTTAACACATTTCCTTTATATTCATCCAACagaaaagtaaacacattttcattgaaaataaatgtggtaaTTGAATCTATAAAATCATTActgcattacttttatttttgtcctaTCATATTGTGCCCTCTATCATAAAAACAGGAGACATTGTTGACATAGGTGTGAGTAATGCTTTCAATTGGAGACCTGTTGGCTCTGTGCTTTCCCAGGATCCGCcacataatttaataaatatggCACCAGTGTTTGTCATCGACCATATTTACACATTAATGCAAGAGTGATCCGATAAAGATTGAATCGCCTTTGTTTATGATATTGTCAGACGTTCCTATTTTTTATCTAAATGTCCATGTTCTCCTCTCACCTCTTGCCATCCATCTTACCAAAACTTCATTTGTTTCAATCAATTGTATaacctcttcctccctctctctttgtttgctttgttcCCCGAGTGTGTCCAATAATCCACTGCTCCTCTGACACAGCGGCCCCCATCCTGAAAGACGAATAAGCAATGACCACTTCAATTTCATTAGTGTATTTCAACAATGAGAATCATGACATCATTAGTCCAATGAATGGCTTGACTAATCTTCTAATGTATAGCTTCAAAATGGCACAATGAAGCTCTTCAACTTGTTTAACCTCATGTTTGCTTATTATTTTAGATCTATGCTTAATATACATAACATTGACGTCATCTTTCTCTTGCggtttctcacttttttttttactaatttagtttttttctgtaaagtTTAGGAAATGTTACGTGTAGCATAGTTAGTAAATCCCAATGTAAAATCGGCGATTTTGGTCTTTACTCTATAAACACAATTTTCGACACTTGACTATAATGCACGGGGACCAGGGAATCTTTTTTCGAATGTTTTCTGTAAAAGCAAAGTCCCAATATTACATAaaatcactgtttgtttttttagattaaCTGTCTCAATGTTAGCACCACATCAGTATTCGTAGTaatattttgagcaaaataaaaaaaaggactgtctggATTTCTGGGTACTTGGACTTTATTGAATCTGACATTGCTGCCACTGACTGTAAGCATAAACTATAAAAAGCAGATGGTTCCATAATGATATAACCGAACCAAGATCAATGCTTGTTCTGCTGGCACTTGGGTTTCAGGGAATAATTCATGGGTAAgtgctttttttacattatcaaaCCTACAGTTAAGTGATTATCATGGTCTGGTTGTGACTAACAGTGCATGGCTGGGTCGAGACTTAAGAAAACGCTCACACTCAGTCAGCAGGACCACCATCACATGTGCTCAAGCCAGTCTTTCCCATTATTTGATGTGAAGCTGCAAAAGGGTCCTTCAACCGACCAGAATGACTTTGCCTGAGGTCTTGTCTGCTAATGGGAGGGTCATCACAGACTCTTTGTCTCCATTAGCCCTTCAAATACACAACTCTTCACATGTCATGCTTCTTTTTTATGCCTAATCAGACGTTTATATAACGGAGTCATTGATCTGATTTGGTCACATTACCCTCGCTTGGTatcttcatctttttctctgtttaaatccacatttttcttgGACAGATTAAGGATGTcacttgaaaaaaatgtaagaaaagttACACACATTATCTAGGGTCAGGgattttgtgtttatatatatttttgccaGGCAATGATGACATATGCATATTTTctatattaaaaatatgtttgcttttttctATCTGAGGTAGCTTGTGtacaatcattttaatgtgaCAATAAAAAACCTGGCACTGTTTGTTGGTGCCATTTCATTTGGCCAGAGACCCTTTCTgcagtacttttattttcacaaatgtACTGCATGCTGTGATAGCAGGAAGTTTGACTGGTTGTACAGTAGGTTTGTATTAGTGCTGCCTCAGGGCTCTTCATTCTACAGCTTGTAAATTAACTGGTGAGCtttaacaaagtattttacAACAGATACCTTACAATTCTatcttcctgtctctgttttttttagtaATGAAAAAACTAAGAGCTCCTAGTTGTATTTGTCTCTTTTGTAGAGTAAAGGACTGTTACAACTGTACAACATTATGGAAGCACATCTCTTCTTGGTTATCATTTTCAGTATAAGCCCTGCATACCTGACTCTCAGCTGATCATCAGTCTGTGGTATGCCTGGTCTTTGCTTCAGCATGTGTCTCAGGTATGTCGGGTCATGGATGATTTTTCAACCataattttactttaattaaaaagactTTTATATAAGACTGTGATGGAAGGTGATTTTTATTGTTTGCAATCAATCAAATGTCTTTCTGCTTGGTCTTGAGTCaaaatgagtttgtttttctctttt
This genomic stretch from Eleginops maclovinus isolate JMC-PN-2008 ecotype Puerto Natales chromosome 7, JC_Emac_rtc_rv5, whole genome shotgun sequence harbors:
- the glb1l gene encoding beta-galactosidase-1-like protein, translated to MAAGVLLFVAVNLACLSVNGNLVSGDNSFSIDYKNNCFLKDGKPFQYISGSIHYSRIPRYYWKDRLLKMYMTGLNAIQVYVPWNFHEVVQGAQNFTGDRDLEHFLDLANQTGLLVILRPGPYICAEWEMGGLPAWLLQKPNIMLRTADADYVQAVSNWLSVLLPKMRPWLYINGGNIITVQVENEYGSYFACDYNYMRHLRALFRFFLGEDTVLFTTDGNTDKEMQCGTLEGLYATVDFGTDTDITKAFNRQRRFEPQGPLVNSEFYTGWLDHWGDKHVVVDAQKVSRMLAEMLTIGANVNMYMFEGGSNFGYWNGADHDTRFRSVVTSYDYDAPLSEAGDPTEKLLAIRDVIKQFRDIPSGPMPPATPKFAYGFVTLKKVSNISDLLNTLSPPGPVKSQHPLTFEEMKQYYGYMLYRTTLPRDLSEPTPLISPLNGVHDRAYVSVNGVFQGLLERDTVLVMNITGQQGDTLDILIENMGRVNFGSKINDYKGLVSNLFLGKDMLTDWQIYPLDIDGAIAGGWPHSDSEKSLPAPQKDPSVGPVIYMGTLQPNGLSWDTFLKLNEWTKGQVWINGMNLGRYWPARGPQQTLYVPGPLLSTTQPNNITVLELERAPAHLRVLFMDRPQLNVIAEKP